ATTACGGGCCGCATCCGTACCCTGCGGTTTGTTATGATTCGATTCAGCGGGAATAAACTCAGGCTCAGCCACGGGCAACTCCTTCAACCAAACCCGCAGCATAGCAGCGAAGCTCAGTGCCCGGAAGGCCGATAGCCGATCCGGAAACCACCCCAGTGCTTGCCGTTGACATAGATGGGCACCGACAGGTCATGCATGATCTCACCGGTATCGCGCCGGTAGGTTTGCAACAGCATGTCCTGAGTGTGGCTACCACAACGAATACCGGTGCGATCATTGAACAGTCGCTTGCTCCGGCTTTTCACCAGATCCACTTCGGGGTTACCGGTGGGCGGGTGGGCAAAATCCCGATTGTGGGTGGGCACGTAACCGTCCGGGGCGCAGGCAATGGAGAAGACGATGGCATCGTGGGAATTCTTGATGTTCTCCTGCACCGCTGGCAACACCTGGTCAGTGAAACGGTCGAAGGCGCTGCTGTATTGCTGGGGGTTGGTGTTCGGGATCGGCTCTCGCTTCTTCTCGAATAGGGCCGATTCGCTCAGTTTGCCCTGCTGAATGGCCTGCTCAAAAAGCTCACCGATCTGGGCGGCTCCCGCACGCGCCTGATCAAAGAACGATCGGTGGTAACTTTGACTACTGTTCAACGCGAACGCGGCATTGGCGTTTTCCGCCAGTTCCATCAGGGTGGCCGCCTGGCCCGCCAGAGAAGCCACACTGCTGTCACTTTCAGCAATATGATCTCGCACCGATTCAATGACAGAGAACACCTGTTCCAGACTCTGCTCATTGGCCTGGTCAATCTCTGCAATACGGGCAACCTGCTGCTGCACCCGGTCGGATTGGTCGCGAATCAGATCCAGCTGCGCGCCAACGCTTTCAACGGATGTCAGCCCCTGCTCCACGGAGCGGGCCAGGTCCTCAATTCGGGCAACGATCAGGGAAGTATCGCCCTGGATTTCTTCCAGGGTTTCCGCCACTTCGCTGGTCGCTTGTGCAGTGCGCCCCGCCAGCTGTCGAACCTCATCCGCCACCACGGCAAAGCCCCGGCCCTGATCACCGGCCCGCGCTGCTTCGATAGCGGCGTTCAGGGCCAGCAGGTTGGTCTGCTCAGCAATGCCCTGGATGGTAGAGGTAACACCCTGGATCTTGGTGGACTTTTCGTTCAGAGCCTGAATCAGGCTGAGATTCTCGCCCGACTGCTGATGCACGATCCGGACACTTTCAATAGCGGAAACCAGCGCCTGGCGCCCCTCAACGCTGACTTCCCGGTTCTGCAACGCCATGGTGGCGGCGTTGGTGGCCTGCTCGGACGACTCACGAACAGACTCGGTTATCTTGCCGGCGTAATCGGCCATCTGGGCGGTTTCTTCCACCTGCCGGTCGAGGCGTTTTTTCACCTGATCCGCCGCGTAGGACACTTCGGCGGCGGAAATGGCGTTCTTGTCGGCACTGTCAGACAGGGTTTCCACCAGCGCCTTGCCGGCACGGGCGTCCTCCAGCAACTGCTGGCATTGGGCTCTCAGGGGGTGGCCTTCCGCAAGCGAGCCATCGTTCAGGCCTGCAATGCCTTTCTCGATCGGCTCCAGTACCCGAACAATCAGATAACCGGCGGCCACCACCAGACCAAGCACCAGACCAATCAACATCGAGGCCGCATCCAGCCCTAACAACGGTGCCACCCACAGACAGGCAATGCCGAGCGCAACAGCAATGCCCACCCCCCAAATAATTGCAGCGCGATCGAGTAAGCCCATGGTGCCCTCTTCTTTATCATTGCGTACGCAAACATTTTGTTATTTAAGGCCAGCGTTGAGAGTAAAGAAATGATTCAGGTTAATAACTGCTACTTTAGTGGATTCTGGATGCCACTATTGGCTCCCTGATCAATTTATCGGCACTTTCATAGAAATCTGTAACAAAAAAAACCGCGCCACAAGGGCGCGGGTTTCAGGGCGGAACGTGACGGAGCGTTAGCTGCCGATCTTGCCACCGTCATCCTTTGTGATCACCACCGTGGCAGAACGCGGAATACTGTTTCCGCCGTCTGGCCAGTGGCTGATCAGGTTGCCGTTCTCAAAATCATCACGGCTTGTTGTTGCGCCAGGGTGCTGCACGTTGATAAACATTGTGCGCTGGTCCGGGGTGGTGACAACGCCGGTGATTTCCTGGCCAATAGGGCCTGTCAGGAATCGGCGCAAAACGCCATTGACCGGGTCTGCAGCCAGCATCTGGTTATTACCGAACTGGGCAAAATCGCCACTGTTCTGGACGCTCTCACTGATGTCGGTCTGGATCCACAGACGGGAATCTGCGTCAAACCAAAGGCCATCGGGGTTAACAAATTTCTGATCATCATCCAGACCAGCATTCTGAAATTCCGAATCGTCCTCAGGACCAGCCAGCAGGAAGATATCCCAGTTGAATACCATGGCAGTTCCAGAGTCATTTCCTTCCTGCCAGCGAATGATATGTCCCCAGGGATTGGCAGCACGCGGGTTAGCTTCATCACTTTCTTCCCGGCGGGAGTTGTTGGTCAGTGTGAAGTACACCTCGCGGGTGTTTGGATCTACTGCCCCCCACTCAGGACGGTCCATTTTGGTAGCACCGACCGCATCGGCAGCAGAGCGTGTACGTACCAACACATCCGCCTGGCTGCTGAAGCCATTCTCAGCAGTCAACTCACCCAAACCAAAGACCAGGGGAATCCACTCGCCGCTGCCGTCTTCGTTAAACTTGGCGACGTATAAGGTACCAGAATCCAAAAGGTGTCCACCGGCCGTAGCGGCATGGTAGGGCTGGGCACTAACGAACTTGTAGATGTACTCAAAGCGCGCGTCATCACCGGAGTAACAGACAACCGGCTGACCCTCGATTGCAGGAGCAAAGACGACCCCTTCGTGGGCAAAGCGACCCAACGCCGTTCGTTTGACCGGTTTGGAGCTTGAATCGAACGGATCGAACTCCACTATCCAGCCAAAGCAATGGGGCTCATTACGGAAGTCATCCGTTGCAGACGCACCGGACGGAGTGGCGTTAAATCGGGTGTACTGCTCTTCGCCGCTCTGCGCCAGTTCCCACGCATAGCGGGACGAACCCGAGGAGTTAACACCGTAGCGGCTTTGGGA
The window above is part of the Marinobacter sp. THAF197a genome. Proteins encoded here:
- a CDS encoding methyl-accepting chemotaxis protein, with product MGLLDRAAIIWGVGIAVALGIACLWVAPLLGLDAASMLIGLVLGLVVAAGYLIVRVLEPIEKGIAGLNDGSLAEGHPLRAQCQQLLEDARAGKALVETLSDSADKNAISAAEVSYAADQVKKRLDRQVEETAQMADYAGKITESVRESSEQATNAATMALQNREVSVEGRQALVSAIESVRIVHQQSGENLSLIQALNEKSTKIQGVTSTIQGIAEQTNLLALNAAIEAARAGDQGRGFAVVADEVRQLAGRTAQATSEVAETLEEIQGDTSLIVARIEDLARSVEQGLTSVESVGAQLDLIRDQSDRVQQQVARIAEIDQANEQSLEQVFSVIESVRDHIAESDSSVASLAGQAATLMELAENANAAFALNSSQSYHRSFFDQARAGAAQIGELFEQAIQQGKLSESALFEKKREPIPNTNPQQYSSAFDRFTDQVLPAVQENIKNSHDAIVFSIACAPDGYVPTHNRDFAHPPTGNPEVDLVKSRSKRLFNDRTGIRCGSHTQDMLLQTYRRDTGEIMHDLSVPIYVNGKHWGGFRIGYRPSGH
- a CDS encoding PhoX family protein encodes the protein MDKRHLNPVHQDPGYEPECNNSGNRTFGSILEARLARRGVLKGGLAAAVAGVFGGAALTGCGGSSSSGGTGGSTTAPDLVGFKAVPVSEADSIVVPEGYSARVIGAWGDPILSNEGVFPEFSLDNSGADQAAQIGSHHDGMHYFPIEGSSEDGLLVLNHEYIEPRFMHQAAQGQNFGSGSFPMIDESTRDTDQVLREMNAHGVSVYRVQRDASGVWAPVPGDSFNRRITALTAMEISGPVRGSDFVKTQFSPAGTETRGTLNNCAHGVTPWNTYMMSEENWAGYFLNTDEQPDSQSRYGVNSSGSSRYAWELAQSGEEQYTRFNATPSGASATDDFRNEPHCFGWIVEFDPFDSSSKPVKRTALGRFAHEGVVFAPAIEGQPVVCYSGDDARFEYIYKFVSAQPYHAATAGGHLLDSGTLYVAKFNEDGSGEWIPLVFGLGELTAENGFSSQADVLVRTRSAADAVGATKMDRPEWGAVDPNTREVYFTLTNNSRREESDEANPRAANPWGHIIRWQEGNDSGTAMVFNWDIFLLAGPEDDSEFQNAGLDDDQKFVNPDGLWFDADSRLWIQTDISESVQNSGDFAQFGNNQMLAADPVNGVLRRFLTGPIGQEITGVVTTPDQRTMFINVQHPGATTSRDDFENGNLISHWPDGGNSIPRSATVVITKDDGGKIGS